Proteins from a single region of Fusobacterium gonidiaformans ATCC 25563:
- the hydF gene encoding [FeFe] hydrogenase H-cluster maturation GTPase HydF translates to MMQETANANRKHVAFFGKRNAGKSSLFNLLLGEDYSLVSSHLGTTTDPVYKAMELVGYGPIRLIDTAGLDDIGELGELRVKKSKEVLRKIDMAIYVLDASQEITVEEREEAKKLFQRFHIPYVFVWNKRDMIGEILEAEWKSKYPNDVYLQINPIEKKRQLVDCIVKQLELEEEDPSLIGDLVHYGDSVILVVPIDSEAPKGRLILPQVQILRDCLDHGIKSYVVRDTELEKALEDLKDVKLVITDSQIFHRIADMVPLEIPLISFSILFARQKGELQEFLEGIQVLESLKEKEKAKVLIVESCSHTQSHEDIGTVKIPNLLRKKLNSKIEIVFQQGRNLEEDLRGIDLIIHCGSCMLTRKQMLNRIQIAKEQAIPITNYGIVLAYFSGVLERSIKILKK, encoded by the coding sequence ATGATGCAAGAGACTGCAAATGCAAATAGAAAACACGTTGCATTTTTTGGAAAAAGAAATGCAGGAAAATCTAGCTTATTTAATTTACTTTTAGGGGAAGACTATTCCTTGGTTTCTTCTCATTTAGGAACAACGACAGATCCTGTATATAAGGCAATGGAGCTTGTTGGTTATGGACCTATTCGTCTGATTGATACGGCAGGTTTGGATGATATTGGAGAATTGGGAGAATTACGAGTTAAAAAATCCAAGGAAGTATTGCGAAAAATTGATATGGCAATTTATGTTTTGGATGCCAGTCAGGAAATTACTGTGGAAGAAAGAGAAGAGGCAAAAAAACTCTTTCAAAGATTTCATATTCCCTATGTCTTTGTTTGGAATAAGCGAGATATGATAGGAGAAATTTTAGAAGCGGAATGGAAAAGTAAATATCCGAATGATGTTTACTTACAAATCAATCCCATAGAAAAGAAAAGGCAGTTGGTGGATTGTATTGTAAAACAGTTAGAATTAGAGGAAGAAGATCCTTCTTTAATAGGAGATTTAGTACATTATGGAGATAGTGTAATTTTGGTAGTTCCTATTGATAGTGAGGCCCCAAAAGGTCGTTTGATTTTACCACAGGTACAAATTTTAAGAGATTGTTTAGACCATGGAATTAAGAGTTACGTCGTTCGAGATACGGAATTAGAAAAAGCATTGGAAGATTTAAAAGATGTAAAATTGGTCATTACAGATTCTCAAATTTTTCATCGAATTGCAGATATGGTTCCTTTGGAAATACCATTGATTAGCTTCTCTATTTTATTTGCAAGACAAAAGGGAGAATTACAAGAGTTTTTAGAAGGAATTCAAGTCTTAGAAAGTTTAAAAGAGAAGGAAAAAGCGAAAGTTTTGATTGTAGAAAGCTGCTCTCATACACAATCTCATGAGGATATTGGAACGGTAAAAATTCCGAATTTATTGAGAAAGAAATTGAATTCAAAGATTGAAATTGTATTTCAACAGGGGAGAAATTTAGAAGAAGATTTAAGAGGAATTGATCTGATTATCCATTGCGGTTCTTGTATGTTAACAAGAAAGCAAATGTTGAATCGAATTCAAATCGCAAAAGAACAAGCCATTCCTATCACAAATTATGGAATTGTTTTAGCTTATTTTTCAGGGGTATTAGAGAGATCAATTAAAATTTTAAAGAAATAA
- a CDS encoding methylated-DNA--[protein]-cysteine S-methyltransferase: MKYYIKYVSPVADLYLVEEQGQLVEISYHHLKKKEEMEEKNTELLQEVKRQLEEYFSGRLQNFDLPLKPKGTDFQKQVWKALLTIPYGETKSYGDIAKQIGKEKAVRAVGGANHVNPISIVIPCHRVIGKNGNLTGYGGGLEVKEKLLELERKKV; this comes from the coding sequence ATGAAATATTATATAAAATATGTTTCTCCGGTGGCAGACTTATATTTAGTCGAAGAACAAGGACAATTGGTAGAAATTTCTTATCATCATTTGAAGAAGAAAGAAGAAATGGAAGAAAAAAATACAGAATTGCTTCAAGAAGTCAAAAGACAATTGGAAGAATATTTTTCAGGAAGATTACAAAATTTTGATTTGCCTTTGAAACCAAAAGGAACGGACTTTCAAAAACAAGTATGGAAGGCTCTGTTGACGATTCCTTATGGAGAAACAAAAAGCTATGGAGATATTGCAAAGCAAATTGGAAAAGAAAAGGCAGTACGAGCTGTGGGCGGAGCCAATCATGTCAATCCTATTTCCATTGTGATTCCTTGTCATCGTGTCATTGGAAAAAATGGAAATTTGACAGGATATGGTGGAGGATTGGAAGTAAAAGAGAAATTGTTGGAATTAGAAAGGAAAAAAGTATGA
- a CDS encoding valine--tRNA ligase — MKELSKTYSPKEIESKWYPIWEEKKYFAGKLEEGKENYSIVIPPPNVTGILHMGHVLNNSIQDTLVRYQRMTGKNTLWLPGCDHAGIATQNKVERKLKEEGLTKEDLGREEFLKRTWEWKEEHGGIITTQLRKLGASLDWDRERFTMDEGLSHAVRKIFVDLYKDGLIYQGEYMVNWCPSCGTALADDEVDHEESHGHLWHLKYPVKDSEEFIIIATSRPETMLADVAVAVHPEDDRYKHLIGKMLVLPLVGREIPVIADEYVDREFGTGALKITPAHDPNDFALGQKYHLPIYNMMTAEGKVSDEYPKYAGLDRFEARKVMVKELEESGVLVKIEELNHNVGQCYRCSTVVEPRVSKQWFVKTKPLAEKAIEVVRNGQVKIMPKRMEKIYYSWMENIRDWCISRQLWWGHRIPAWYGPDEHLFVAMDEAEAKEQAKLHYGKEVELRQEEDVLDTWFSSALWPFSTMGWPEKTKELELYYPTSTLVTGADIIFFWVARMIMFGLYEMKDIPFHNVFFHGIVRDDLGRKMSKSLGNSPNPLDLIDQYGADAIRFSMIYNTSQGQDVRFSEKLLEMGRNFANKIWNASRFVMMNLEDFDINTFDVKEVKYELVDEWIISRLQETAKAVETRLENFQLDDAAKAVYEFLRGDFCDWYVEIAKIRLYNLEDVQSKRTAQYVLWSMLESGLRLLHPFMPYISEEIWQSIKKEDAGETIVLAEYPKFEEEKYHQDLEEDFAYIQDVVSSLRNIRAEMGISPAKEAKVVVRSEDDRELQVLEKNRAFLQQLAKISELSYGKEIEKPAESAFRVAKNSVVYMILADLIDKEAEVKKIQDQIAKVQKDLDKVNAKLANEKFVSKAPADILEREKRIQKEYQDKMEKLVENLKNFMI, encoded by the coding sequence ATGAAGGAATTAAGTAAGACATACTCTCCCAAAGAAATTGAAAGCAAATGGTATCCAATTTGGGAAGAAAAGAAATATTTTGCAGGAAAATTAGAAGAAGGAAAGGAAAATTATTCGATTGTGATTCCGCCTCCTAATGTCACAGGAATTTTACATATGGGACATGTATTGAATAATTCCATTCAGGATACTTTAGTACGGTATCAAAGAATGACAGGAAAAAATACTCTATGGCTGCCTGGATGTGATCATGCAGGAATAGCAACACAAAATAAAGTAGAACGAAAATTAAAAGAGGAAGGCTTGACCAAAGAGGATTTAGGAAGAGAAGAGTTTCTAAAAAGAACTTGGGAGTGGAAAGAAGAACACGGAGGAATTATCACAACTCAACTTCGTAAATTGGGAGCTTCTTTGGATTGGGATCGAGAACGATTTACAATGGATGAAGGATTATCTCATGCGGTACGAAAAATTTTCGTAGATTTGTACAAAGATGGATTGATTTATCAAGGGGAATATATGGTAAACTGGTGTCCTTCTTGTGGAACTGCTTTAGCAGATGATGAAGTAGATCATGAAGAAAGTCATGGACATCTATGGCATTTAAAATATCCGGTAAAAGATAGTGAAGAGTTTATTATTATTGCAACCTCAAGACCGGAAACAATGTTAGCCGATGTAGCAGTTGCTGTGCATCCTGAAGATGACAGATATAAACATCTCATCGGAAAAATGTTGGTATTGCCATTGGTAGGAAGAGAAATTCCTGTGATTGCAGATGAGTATGTAGATAGAGAATTTGGAACAGGAGCTTTGAAGATTACTCCGGCTCATGATCCAAATGACTTTGCTTTGGGACAAAAATATCATTTGCCAATTTACAATATGATGACAGCTGAGGGTAAAGTTTCTGATGAATATCCGAAGTATGCCGGATTAGATCGTTTTGAAGCTAGAAAAGTCATGGTAAAAGAGTTAGAAGAAAGTGGAGTTCTTGTAAAAATTGAAGAATTAAATCATAATGTAGGACAATGTTATCGTTGTAGTACTGTCGTAGAGCCACGAGTTTCGAAACAATGGTTTGTTAAGACAAAACCTTTAGCAGAAAAGGCAATTGAAGTGGTTCGAAACGGACAAGTAAAAATCATGCCAAAGAGAATGGAAAAAATTTATTATAGTTGGATGGAAAATATCCGAGATTGGTGTATTTCCAGACAACTTTGGTGGGGACATCGAATTCCGGCTTGGTATGGTCCGGATGAACATTTGTTTGTAGCAATGGACGAAGCGGAAGCAAAAGAGCAAGCAAAACTTCATTATGGAAAAGAAGTGGAATTGCGACAAGAAGAAGACGTATTGGATACATGGTTCTCTTCTGCACTTTGGCCTTTTTCTACGATGGGATGGCCTGAAAAAACAAAAGAATTGGAATTATATTATCCAACTTCTACCTTGGTAACAGGAGCTGACATTATTTTCTTCTGGGTAGCTCGTATGATTATGTTCGGATTATATGAAATGAAAGATATTCCTTTCCACAATGTATTCTTCCATGGAATTGTAAGAGATGATTTGGGAAGAAAAATGTCAAAATCTTTAGGAAACTCTCCAAATCCATTGGATTTGATAGATCAATATGGAGCAGATGCGATTCGTTTCTCCATGATTTATAATACCTCTCAAGGGCAAGATGTTCGTTTCTCTGAAAAATTATTAGAAATGGGAAGAAATTTTGCCAATAAGATTTGGAATGCGTCTCGTTTTGTGATGATGAACTTAGAGGATTTTGATATCAATACTTTTGATGTCAAAGAAGTAAAATATGAATTGGTAGATGAATGGATTATTTCCAGATTACAAGAAACAGCAAAGGCGGTCGAAACAAGATTAGAAAATTTCCAATTAGATGATGCTGCCAAAGCAGTTTATGAATTTTTAAGAGGAGATTTCTGCGATTGGTATGTAGAAATTGCAAAAATTCGTTTGTACAATTTAGAAGATGTGCAAAGCAAAAGAACAGCTCAGTATGTACTATGGTCTATGTTAGAATCTGGACTTCGATTGTTACATCCATTTATGCCATATATTTCAGAAGAAATTTGGCAAAGTATTAAAAAGGAAGATGCAGGGGAAACCATTGTATTGGCAGAGTATCCAAAATTTGAAGAAGAAAAATATCATCAAGATTTAGAAGAAGATTTTGCTTATATTCAAGATGTAGTTTCTTCGTTGAGAAACATTCGAGCGGAAATGGGAATTTCTCCGGCAAAAGAAGCAAAAGTAGTCGTTCGAAGTGAAGACGATAGAGAATTGCAAGTGTTAGAAAAAAATAGAGCTTTCTTGCAACAACTTGCTAAAATTTCAGAACTATCTTATGGAAAAGAAATAGAAAAACCTGCAGAAAGTGCTTTTAGAGTAGCTAAAAATTCTGTAGTATACATGATTTTAGCGGATTTAATTGACAAAGAAGCGGAAGTGAAAAAAATTCAAGATCAAATTGCAAAAGTACAAAAAGATTTAGACAAAGTCAATGCAAAACTGGCAAATGAAAAGTTTGTTTCTAAGGCTCCGGCAGATATTTTAGAGCGAGAAAAAAGAATTCAAAAAGAATATCAAGATAAAATGGAGAAATTAGTGGAAAACTTAAAGAACTTTATGATATAA
- the hydG gene encoding [FeFe] hydrogenase H-cluster radical SAM maturase HydG, protein MERNQEHMKVNREEIFRLLEEGKKVTREQILDILERAKRKEKITHLDIARLLYIEDQDLIQEMFEVAGKIKRDVYGNRVVLFAPLYVSDFCVNNCVYCGYKRENQFHRRKLTMDEVRKEVMILEEMGHKRLALEAGEDPVNCDIEYILECIDTIYDTYNKNGKIRRINVNIAATTVENYRRLKEKGIGTYILFQETFDEEVYRRVHPNCIKGNYEYHTTAFDRAMEAGIEDVGAGVLFGLADPRFEVLALMMQNEHLEKRFGVGFHTISVPRLRPAERVNLETFPHLLDDEMFKKIVTIIRIAVPYTGMILSTRESAEMRELLLKYGISQVSAGSCTGVGGYEEHIKGKQVSQFKLADERSPRQVIEDLMKAGYIPSYCTSCYRTGRVGEKFMEIAKTEKIHNMCKPNALTTLLEYAVDYGDEELLQKVETFVREQASEIENTHIRNFVLKNIDKLKAGERDLYL, encoded by the coding sequence ATGGAAAGAAATCAAGAACACATGAAGGTCAATCGAGAGGAAATCTTTCGATTATTGGAAGAAGGGAAAAAAGTAACAAGAGAACAAATTTTGGATATTCTGGAAAGAGCCAAAAGAAAAGAAAAAATTACACATTTAGATATTGCTAGATTATTGTATATTGAGGATCAAGACTTAATTCAAGAGATGTTTGAAGTAGCCGGAAAAATTAAACGAGATGTTTATGGAAATCGAGTGGTTCTTTTTGCTCCTCTATATGTCAGTGACTTTTGTGTCAATAATTGTGTTTACTGTGGATATAAGAGAGAAAATCAATTTCATCGTAGAAAACTAACGATGGATGAAGTTCGAAAAGAAGTTATGATTTTGGAAGAAATGGGGCATAAGAGATTGGCTTTAGAAGCAGGAGAAGACCCTGTCAATTGTGATATTGAATATATTTTAGAATGTATTGATACCATTTACGATACTTATAATAAGAATGGAAAAATCCGTAGAATTAATGTCAATATTGCAGCAACCACAGTAGAAAATTATCGAAGATTGAAAGAAAAAGGGATTGGAACCTATATTTTATTCCAAGAAACTTTTGATGAAGAAGTGTATCGAAGAGTTCATCCGAATTGTATCAAAGGAAATTATGAGTATCATACGACTGCTTTTGATAGAGCCATGGAAGCAGGAATTGAAGATGTCGGAGCAGGGGTGTTATTTGGATTGGCAGATCCAAGATTTGAAGTCTTGGCTCTTATGATGCAGAATGAGCATTTGGAAAAAAGATTCGGAGTCGGATTCCATACGATTTCTGTACCACGACTTCGTCCAGCAGAGAGAGTGAATTTAGAAACTTTTCCACATTTATTAGATGATGAAATGTTCAAAAAAATTGTAACTATCATTCGAATTGCAGTTCCTTATACAGGGATGATTTTATCCACTCGTGAGTCTGCAGAGATGAGAGAATTGTTATTAAAATATGGAATTTCTCAAGTGAGTGCCGGTTCTTGTACGGGAGTAGGAGGTTACGAAGAACATATTAAGGGAAAACAAGTGAGTCAATTTAAGTTAGCAGACGAAAGAAGTCCAAGACAGGTGATTGAAGATTTAATGAAAGCAGGGTATATTCCAAGTTACTGTACTTCTTGCTATCGAACCGGTAGAGTTGGAGAAAAATTTATGGAAATTGCTAAAACAGAAAAAATCCATAATATGTGTAAGCCGAATGCCTTAACCACTTTACTGGAATATGCAGTGGATTATGGAGATGAAGAATTATTACAGAAGGTAGAAACTTTTGTGAGAGAACAAGCCTCTGAAATTGAAAATACACATATTCGGAATTTTGTTTTAAAAAATATTGATAAGTTAAAAGCAGGGGAAAGGGATCTATATTTATGA
- the yihA gene encoding ribosome biogenesis GTP-binding protein YihA/YsxC: MRIKRADYLKSAVYEKDYPEILNSVEFAFVGRSNVGKSSLINSLTSRTKLARTSKTPGRTQLINFFTINQEFYIVDLPGYGFAKVPKAMKKEWGSTIERYIISKRKKLVFVLLDIRRIPSEEDMEMLRWLDFHELPFKIIFTKTDKISNNEKFRLLKDIRKKIEFHNEDVFFYSSLSHKGREEVLQFMEDTLKEAGGNVDEGIK, encoded by the coding sequence ATGAGAATAAAAAGAGCTGATTATTTAAAATCAGCAGTTTATGAAAAAGATTATCCTGAGATATTGAATAGTGTAGAGTTTGCTTTTGTAGGTCGTTCTAATGTGGGGAAGTCTTCTTTAATCAATAGTTTGACTTCTAGAACAAAATTGGCGAGGACCAGTAAAACTCCGGGTCGAACACAACTCATTAACTTTTTTACAATTAATCAAGAATTCTATATTGTAGATTTGCCTGGCTATGGTTTTGCAAAGGTACCAAAGGCAATGAAGAAAGAATGGGGATCTACCATAGAAAGATATATTATCAGTAAGAGAAAAAAATTAGTCTTTGTATTGTTAGATATTCGAAGAATTCCAAGTGAAGAGGATATGGAAATGCTACGTTGGTTAGATTTTCACGAACTTCCTTTTAAAATTATTTTTACAAAAACGGATAAAATTTCAAATAACGAAAAGTTTCGTTTGTTAAAAGACATTCGAAAGAAGATAGAATTTCATAATGAAGATGTATTCTTTTATTCCTCACTATCTCATAAAGGACGAGAAGAAGTACTTCAATTTATGGAAGATACGCTAAAAGAGGCAGGAGGAAATGTAGATGAAGGAATTAAGTAA
- a CDS encoding TM1266 family iron-only hydrogenase system putative regulator yields MKKRVAVISAILENAIEHQAEFNDVIAKFQKNIHGRMGIPFHQEGISVVSITMIGSMDEINSFTGKLGSIDSVQVKTAISKKEIEEVC; encoded by the coding sequence ATGAAAAAGAGAGTTGCTGTGATTAGTGCTATTTTAGAAAACGCAATAGAACATCAAGCAGAATTTAATGATGTAATTGCAAAGTTTCAAAAAAATATTCATGGAAGAATGGGAATTCCTTTTCATCAAGAAGGAATCTCTGTGGTTTCTATTACGATGATAGGAAGTATGGATGAAATCAATTCTTTTACCGGAAAGCTAGGAAGTATCGATTCTGTTCAAGTAAAAACAGCAATTTCCAAAAAAGAAATAGAGGAAGTATGCTAG
- a CDS encoding LysR family transcriptional regulator translates to MDLHYLEIFYEVAKAKSFTKAASELYINQSAVSIQVKKFEEILNTKLFDRSSKKIKLTYTGEALYKMAEEIFDKVKRAEKEISKIIDLDRARLSIGASPVIAEPLLPRLMKGFSKAHEEIEYDLQVSEKENLLRMLKEGDLDVLIIDEERINNPNLEVLTIERVPYVLVSKKEYTNIQEIAKDPLITRKYVPNNNQAISILEEKYRITFEEKIPVFGNLSVIKGMINEEIANAILPYYAVYKEIQNGEYKTVYKITEIKDAYQVVITKDKKGLIQIIKFLNFIQDYRLQY, encoded by the coding sequence TTGGATCTACACTACTTAGAAATTTTTTATGAAGTAGCAAAAGCAAAGAGTTTTACAAAAGCCGCTAGCGAATTGTATATCAATCAATCTGCAGTTTCTATTCAAGTCAAGAAATTTGAAGAAATTTTAAATACAAAGCTTTTTGATAGAAGCTCCAAGAAGATTAAGTTGACCTATACTGGGGAAGCTTTGTATAAAATGGCAGAAGAGATTTTTGATAAAGTAAAACGAGCAGAAAAAGAAATTTCTAAAATCATTGATTTGGATCGAGCAAGACTTTCCATAGGGGCTTCTCCAGTCATTGCAGAGCCTTTATTACCTCGTTTGATGAAGGGTTTTAGTAAGGCACATGAAGAGATTGAATATGATTTACAAGTATCCGAAAAAGAAAATTTGCTTCGTATGTTAAAAGAGGGAGATTTGGATGTGCTCATCATCGATGAAGAGAGAATTAACAATCCTAATTTAGAAGTTCTTACCATTGAAAGGGTTCCCTATGTATTGGTGAGTAAAAAAGAGTATACAAATATCCAGGAAATTGCAAAAGATCCTTTGATTACTAGAAAGTATGTTCCAAACAATAATCAGGCTATTTCTATTTTGGAAGAAAAATATCGCATTACCTTTGAAGAAAAAATACCAGTATTTGGAAATTTATCTGTCATCAAAGGGATGATCAATGAAGAAATCGCAAATGCAATTTTACCATATTATGCGGTGTATAAAGAAATTCAAAATGGAGAATATAAGACAGTGTATAAAATTACGGAAATAAAGGATGCCTATCAAGTTGTCATTACGAAAGATAAGAAAGGTTTAATTCAGATTATTAAATTTTTAAATTTTATTCAGGATTATCGTTTACAATATTAG
- a CDS encoding aminopeptidase, with protein sequence MFDKKQKWTGEEERIIFHFSEDYRQFLSKVKTEREFVKEGIILAEKNGFKAAETFTNYVPGDKVYYVNRNKNLVLVVIGQEDLEQGIHYVVSHIDSPRLDLKANPLYEELDLAYMKTHYYGGIKKYQWASIPLALHGVVVLESGEVIEISLGEEEKEPVFTIPDLLPHLAGKYQGDRKTSEVIQGEELQILVGSMPTKVETEEVKDKIKQNILEILKRNYGMEEADFVSAELELVPAGKARDIGFDKSLIGAYGQDDRVCGYTSLRAILEITNIPMKTAVCFLADKEEIGSTGSTGLQSDFLNYFTGDILEKTKGSYHEMMLRRTLWNSRALSSDVNVAMDPIFKGVHDAQNAAKVGSGVVVTKYTGARGKSGTNDADAEYVAYIRKILNEGDVCWQTGMLGKVDEGGGGTVAMFLAHLGINTIDIGPGLLAMHSPFEVASKLDIYHTYKAYKVFYQAK encoded by the coding sequence ATGTTTGATAAAAAGCAAAAATGGACAGGAGAAGAAGAAAGAATTATTTTTCACTTCTCAGAAGATTATCGTCAATTTTTATCCAAAGTGAAAACAGAGAGAGAATTTGTAAAAGAAGGAATTATTTTAGCAGAAAAAAATGGCTTTAAAGCAGCTGAAACATTTACGAACTATGTTCCGGGAGATAAAGTATATTATGTCAATCGAAATAAAAATTTAGTCTTGGTGGTAATTGGACAAGAAGATTTAGAGCAAGGAATCCATTATGTTGTTTCTCATATTGATTCGCCAAGACTAGATTTGAAAGCCAATCCTTTATATGAAGAGTTGGATTTAGCATATATGAAAACACATTATTATGGGGGAATTAAAAAATATCAATGGGCATCAATTCCCTTAGCACTGCATGGGGTTGTTGTCTTAGAATCGGGAGAAGTGATTGAAATTTCTTTAGGGGAAGAAGAAAAGGAACCGGTTTTCACCATTCCTGACTTATTGCCTCATTTGGCAGGAAAGTATCAAGGAGATCGAAAAACTTCTGAAGTGATTCAAGGGGAAGAATTACAAATTTTGGTAGGAAGTATGCCTACAAAAGTTGAAACAGAAGAAGTGAAAGATAAGATTAAACAAAATATTTTAGAAATTTTAAAACGAAATTACGGTATGGAAGAAGCTGACTTTGTATCTGCAGAATTGGAATTAGTTCCGGCAGGAAAAGCGAGAGACATTGGTTTTGATAAATCTTTAATTGGAGCTTATGGACAAGATGATAGAGTTTGTGGTTATACTTCCTTACGAGCTATTTTAGAAATTACTAATATTCCGATGAAAACAGCAGTTTGTTTTCTAGCAGATAAAGAAGAAATAGGTTCTACAGGAAGTACAGGATTACAATCTGACTTCTTAAATTACTTTACAGGGGATATCTTGGAAAAAACAAAAGGAAGTTACCATGAAATGATGTTACGAAGAACTCTTTGGAATTCAAGAGCTCTGTCTTCTGATGTGAATGTAGCGATGGATCCGATATTTAAAGGAGTTCATGATGCTCAAAATGCTGCTAAAGTAGGAAGTGGAGTGGTAGTAACGAAGTACACAGGAGCAAGAGGAAAAAGTGGAACCAACGATGCAGATGCAGAATACGTTGCCTATATCCGAAAAATCCTAAATGAAGGGGATGTTTGTTGGCAAACAGGTATGTTAGGAAAAGTAGACGAAGGTGGAGGAGGAACGGTAGCGATGTTTTTGGCTCATTTGGGAATCAATACCATTGATATTGGTCCCGGTTTACTTGCAATGCATTCTCCTTTTGAAGTCGCTTCCAAATTAGATATTTATCATACTTACAAGGCATATAAGGTATTCTATCAAGCGAAATAG
- the gmhA gene encoding D-sedoheptulose 7-phosphate isomerase yields the protein MQLLDSYKTELALLTKFIEEEEERKETEKVARALAEVFRKKGKALICGNGGSNCDAMHFAEEFTGRFRKERPALPAISLSDSSHITCVGNDYGFDFIFSKGVEAYGQEGDMFLGISTSGNSQNVIEAVKVAKERKMITVALLGKDGGKLKGMCDYEFIIPGKTSDRVQEIHMMILHIIIEGVERILFPENYR from the coding sequence ATGCAATTATTAGATTCTTATAAGACGGAGCTAGCCTTATTGACTAAATTTATAGAAGAGGAAGAAGAAAGAAAGGAAACGGAAAAGGTTGCGAGAGCTTTGGCAGAAGTATTCCGAAAGAAAGGAAAGGCATTGATTTGTGGAAATGGCGGAAGTAATTGTGATGCGATGCACTTTGCAGAAGAATTTACAGGTCGTTTTCGAAAGGAAAGACCTGCATTACCGGCAATTTCTTTATCAGATTCCTCTCATATTACCTGTGTAGGAAATGACTATGGCTTTGATTTTATTTTCTCTAAAGGGGTAGAAGCTTATGGACAAGAGGGAGATATGTTTTTAGGAATTTCTACCAGTGGAAACTCTCAAAATGTGATAGAAGCAGTGAAGGTAGCAAAAGAGAGAAAGATGATTACCGTAGCCTTATTAGGGAAAGACGGCGGGAAATTAAAAGGAATGTGTGATTATGAATTTATCATTCCCGGAAAAACTTCGGATAGAGTTCAAGAGATTCATATGATGATACTTCATATCATCATAGAAGGAGTGGAAAGAATTTTATTTCCGGAAAATTATAGATAA
- the hydE gene encoding [FeFe] hydrogenase H-cluster radical SAM maturase HydE gives MLVRQYIDELYERNDLEEEKLLYILDHIQKEEIGYLQKKALQTKEKYYGKKIYLRALIEFTNYCKRECRYCGINRYNTQVERYRLSEEEILKACQRAKELGFHTFVLQGGEDVYFRDEILVDLVKKIKERFPEFALTLSVGERPYESYQKLKEVGVDRFLLRHETIIPEMYKKLHPQSELQTRLDCLESLKSLGYQIGAGFMVGLPGYENKDYVKDLLFLKHLSPHMTGIGPFIPHHDTELRNEKAGSVEKTIIILALVRLLLPKVLLPATTALGTVSEDGRLRGFASGANVVMPNVTPVEFRDKYALYNGKKNTGDEAAEGLRQTCEMIRKNNYEVDMGRGDSKVKY, from the coding sequence ATGCTAGTAAGACAATATATTGATGAATTATACGAAAGAAATGATTTAGAAGAAGAAAAATTGCTCTATATTTTAGATCACATTCAAAAAGAAGAGATTGGATATTTGCAGAAAAAAGCTTTACAAACCAAAGAAAAATACTATGGGAAGAAGATTTATTTACGAGCTTTGATTGAGTTTACGAATTACTGTAAGAGAGAATGTCGTTATTGTGGAATCAATCGATACAATACTCAAGTAGAGCGTTATCGCCTTTCTGAGGAAGAAATTTTAAAAGCTTGTCAAAGAGCAAAAGAATTAGGCTTTCATACCTTTGTATTACAAGGGGGAGAGGATGTTTACTTTCGAGATGAAATTCTGGTAGATTTAGTCAAAAAAATAAAGGAAAGATTTCCTGAATTTGCTTTGACACTATCGGTGGGAGAACGTCCTTATGAAAGTTATCAAAAGTTAAAGGAAGTTGGAGTCGATCGATTTTTATTAAGACATGAGACGATCATTCCTGAGATGTATAAAAAATTACATCCTCAATCAGAACTACAAACAAGATTAGATTGTTTGGAAAGTTTAAAAAGTTTAGGGTATCAGATTGGAGCAGGTTTTATGGTGGGCTTACCCGGATATGAAAATAAGGATTATGTAAAAGATTTGTTATTCTTAAAACACTTATCCCCACATATGACAGGGATTGGTCCTTTTATTCCTCATCATGATACGGAATTACGAAATGAAAAGGCAGGAAGTGTGGAAAAGACGATTATCATCTTAGCTTTGGTCCGCCTTTTGCTGCCAAAGGTCTTATTACCTGCAACAACGGCGTTAGGAACGGTAAGTGAAGATGGAAGGTTACGAGGTTTTGCCTCGGGAGCCAATGTGGTTATGCCAAATGTCACTCCGGTAGAATTTCGAGATAAATATGCTTTGTACAATGGGAAAAAGAATACAGGCGATGAAGCGGCAGAAGGCTTAAGGCAAACTTGTGAAATGATAAGAAAAAACAATTATGAAGTAGATATGGGTCGAGGGGACTCGAAAGTAAAATACTAA